One genomic region from Bombus terrestris chromosome 15, iyBomTerr1.2, whole genome shotgun sequence encodes:
- the LOC100643714 gene encoding uncharacterized protein LOC100643714 isoform X1, which produces MSGSRVWQLVLFLIVSSSRVFSTDNVCSRMENYTITSMETYTEPVVVNTFTWCLQIPPRCPKTRTEMRQRYRVKTESKTRIIKECCEGYKTISSNNEETSPSGIKCVPVCEKCPSGICTSPNQCHCIPGYEDDNCNTVCPPGTWGLECKEKCNCTESVPCNPVNGHCICPPGLRAEMCNEPCPSGRWGSGCAFLCDCKDSTGECHPETGRCIHDDLDNTVSVENSSYSRNADEENSVTVNFTIVQLDRETSRIWETAETTTEATTDNPSKTTNPETTNVSTTDEKKIRAQAREDGNSSTPKPVIVWVSVPERRGNLDRDRGKFAIKNTFTRHVDDNINLQDIGPPKIDYVKNIHKDIQPAPISVDIALIVIASIVSLGLTSVTVVMVLHMRSKLLEATRISIYEEGKTKNQENSNATKISSIVTGTLPQTPIRLVPLFAPESIAMPSMTNNDLTGNYANGAATIGLRISGNLHALLQEDHYDRPSATRIHLQSDFDSNTEHVYDEIPLQSSP; this is translated from the exons ATGAGCGGTTCCAGGGTCTGGCAATTGGTCCTGTTCCTGATTGTATCTTCTTCGAGGGTATTCTCAACGGACAACGTGTGCTCGAGGATGGAAAA CTATACGATCACTTCGATGGAAACGTACACGGAACCGGTTGTCGTGAACACGTTCACTTGGTGCCTGCAGATTCCACCCAGATGCCCGAAGACACGAACAGAGATGAGACAACGATACCGCGTGAAG ACTGAGTCAAAGACCAGGATTATAAAGGAATGCTGTGAAGGCTACAAAACGATCTCATCCAATAACGAGGAGACATCGCCTTCAGGCATCAAATGCGTGCCTGTTTGTGAAAAATGCCCGTCGGGGATTTGTACCTCGCCAAATCAGTGCCACTGTATTCCCGGCTATGAGGATGACAACTGCAATACCG TATGTCCGCCGGGCACGTGGGGCTTGGAGTGCAAAGAGAAATGCAACTGTACCGAGAGTGTACCTTGCAATCCCGTAAATGGACACTGTATTTGCCCGCCAGGATTACGTGCAGAAAT GTGCAATGAGCCGTGTCCAAGCGGTCGCTGGGGATCTGGATGCGCGTTTCTATGCGACTGCAAGGATTCGACCGGCGAATGTCATCCAGAAACAGGTCGATGCATTCACGATGATCTGGATAACACGGTCTCCGTGGAGAACAGCAGCTATTCTCGAAACGCGGACGAGGAAAACAGCGTTACCGTGAATTTCACGATCGTTCAACTTGATAGAGAGACTTCGAGGATTTGGGAAACGGCAGAAACTACCACGGAAG CCACGACGGATAATCCTAGTAAAACAACGAACCCGGAAACTACCAACGTCTCAACTACGGATGAGAAGAAAATTAGGGCACAAGCTCGCGAGGACGGAAACTCGAGCACTCCCAAGCCTGTCATCGTTTGGGTTTCCGTACCGGAACGGAGGGGCAACCTGGACAGGGATCGAGGGAAATTCGCAATAAAAAACACATTTACGAGACACGTCGATGATAACATCAATCTGCAGGATATCGGTCCGCCTAAAATCGATTATgtgaaaaatatacataaag ACATTCAACCGGCCCCAATTTCCGTGGATATCGCCCTAATCGTGATAGCATCGATCGTATCACTGGGTCTGACCTCGGTAACAGTGGTGATGGTTCTCCACATGCGTTCGAAGCTATTGGAAGCAACAAGAATCTCGATCTACGAAGAAGGGAAGACGAAGAACCAAGAAAATTCGAACGCAACGAAAATCTCATCGATAGTTACCGGTACTCTTCCCC AAACCCCAATTCGCCTGGTACCACTGTTTGCTCCAGAGTCTATAGCGATGCCATCGATGACTAACAACGATCTCACGGGCAATTATGCCAATGGAGCTGCCACGATCGGTCTCCGTATATCTGGCAATTTGCATG CTCTTCTGCAAGAGGATCATTACGATCGACCATCAGCGACGCGAATTCACCTCCAAAGCGATTTCGACTCGAACACGGAGCACGTTTACGACGAAATTCCTTTACAATCGAGTCCCTAG
- the LOC100643714 gene encoding uncharacterized protein LOC100643714 isoform X2, with protein MSGSRVWQLVLFLIVSSSRVFSTDNVCSRMENYTITSMETYTEPVVVNTFTWCLQIPPRCPKTRTEMRQRYRVKTESKTRIIKECCEGYKTISSNNEETSPSGIKCVPVCEKCPSGICTSPNQCHCIPGYEDDNCNTVCPPGTWGLECKEKCNCTESVPCNPVNGHCICPPGLRAEMCNEPCPSGRWGSGCAFLCDCKDSTGECHPETGRCIHDDLDNTVSVENSSYSRNADEENSVTVNFTIVQLDRETSRIWETAETTTEATTDNPSKTTNPETTNVSTTDEKKIRAQAREDGNSSTPKPVIVWVSVPERRGNLDRDRGKFAIKNTFTRHVDDNINLQDIGPPKIDYVKNIHKDIQPAPISVDIALIVIASIVSLGLTSVTVVMVLHMRSKLLEATRISIYEEGKTKNQENSNATKISSIVTETPIRLVPLFAPESIAMPSMTNNDLTGNYANGAATIGLRISGNLHALLQEDHYDRPSATRIHLQSDFDSNTEHVYDEIPLQSSP; from the exons ATGAGCGGTTCCAGGGTCTGGCAATTGGTCCTGTTCCTGATTGTATCTTCTTCGAGGGTATTCTCAACGGACAACGTGTGCTCGAGGATGGAAAA CTATACGATCACTTCGATGGAAACGTACACGGAACCGGTTGTCGTGAACACGTTCACTTGGTGCCTGCAGATTCCACCCAGATGCCCGAAGACACGAACAGAGATGAGACAACGATACCGCGTGAAG ACTGAGTCAAAGACCAGGATTATAAAGGAATGCTGTGAAGGCTACAAAACGATCTCATCCAATAACGAGGAGACATCGCCTTCAGGCATCAAATGCGTGCCTGTTTGTGAAAAATGCCCGTCGGGGATTTGTACCTCGCCAAATCAGTGCCACTGTATTCCCGGCTATGAGGATGACAACTGCAATACCG TATGTCCGCCGGGCACGTGGGGCTTGGAGTGCAAAGAGAAATGCAACTGTACCGAGAGTGTACCTTGCAATCCCGTAAATGGACACTGTATTTGCCCGCCAGGATTACGTGCAGAAAT GTGCAATGAGCCGTGTCCAAGCGGTCGCTGGGGATCTGGATGCGCGTTTCTATGCGACTGCAAGGATTCGACCGGCGAATGTCATCCAGAAACAGGTCGATGCATTCACGATGATCTGGATAACACGGTCTCCGTGGAGAACAGCAGCTATTCTCGAAACGCGGACGAGGAAAACAGCGTTACCGTGAATTTCACGATCGTTCAACTTGATAGAGAGACTTCGAGGATTTGGGAAACGGCAGAAACTACCACGGAAG CCACGACGGATAATCCTAGTAAAACAACGAACCCGGAAACTACCAACGTCTCAACTACGGATGAGAAGAAAATTAGGGCACAAGCTCGCGAGGACGGAAACTCGAGCACTCCCAAGCCTGTCATCGTTTGGGTTTCCGTACCGGAACGGAGGGGCAACCTGGACAGGGATCGAGGGAAATTCGCAATAAAAAACACATTTACGAGACACGTCGATGATAACATCAATCTGCAGGATATCGGTCCGCCTAAAATCGATTATgtgaaaaatatacataaag ACATTCAACCGGCCCCAATTTCCGTGGATATCGCCCTAATCGTGATAGCATCGATCGTATCACTGGGTCTGACCTCGGTAACAGTGGTGATGGTTCTCCACATGCGTTCGAAGCTATTGGAAGCAACAAGAATCTCGATCTACGAAGAAGGGAAGACGAAGAACCAAGAAAATTCGAACGCAACGAAAATCTCATCGATAGTTACCG AAACCCCAATTCGCCTGGTACCACTGTTTGCTCCAGAGTCTATAGCGATGCCATCGATGACTAACAACGATCTCACGGGCAATTATGCCAATGGAGCTGCCACGATCGGTCTCCGTATATCTGGCAATTTGCATG CTCTTCTGCAAGAGGATCATTACGATCGACCATCAGCGACGCGAATTCACCTCCAAAGCGATTTCGACTCGAACACGGAGCACGTTTACGACGAAATTCCTTTACAATCGAGTCCCTAG